The proteins below come from a single Stomoxys calcitrans chromosome 1, idStoCalc2.1, whole genome shotgun sequence genomic window:
- the LOC106094605 gene encoding tyrosine 3-monooxygenase yields MMAVAAAQKNREMFAIKKSYSIENGYPSRRRSLVDDARFESLVVKQNKQIVLEEARNKANDGSLEDAILQAKGEHAPTQEQIELQDEQPLENLDVVDDIPQTEFNEVTIENDIPAESEQTQENNDSEESSDKINTDDAGLTEDEIVLANAASESAEAENAVQNAALIVRLKEGITSLGRILKAIENYHGTIQHVESRQSRSDGVDHDVLIKLSMTRGNLLQLIRSLRQTGSFSSINLMAENNISVKAPWFPKHASELDNCNHLMTKYEPDLDMNHPGFADKVYRQRRKEIAEIAFAYKYGDPIPHINYTEVEVKTWRSVFRMVKDLTPKHACMEYRVAFKKLEEEKIFVEDRLPQLQEMSDFLRRNTGFTLRPAAGLLTARDFLASLAFRIFQSTQYVRHVNSPFHTPEPDCIHELLGHMPLLSDPSFAQFSQEIGLASLGASDDEIEKLSTVYWFTVEFGLCKEHGDVKAYGAGLLSAYGELLHAISDKCEHRPFEPASTAVQPYQDQEYQPIYYVAESFDDAKDKFRRWVSGMSRPFEVRFNPHTERVEILDTVEKLDTLLHQMNTEILHLTNAINKMRRPF; encoded by the exons ATGATGGCTGTAGCTGCTGCCCAAAAGAACCGCGAAATGTTCGCTATCAAAAAATCCTACAGTATTGAG aATGGTTATCCCTCTCGCCGCCGCTCTTTGGTGGACGATGCTCGTTTTGAAAGTTTGGTcgttaaacaaaacaaacaaattgttttGGAGGAGGCCCGCAACAAAGCCAATG atggtTCATTGGAAGATGCCATTTTGCAAGCCAAGGGTGAACATGCCCCCACTCAAGAACAAATCGAATTGCAAGATGAACAACCTCTAGAGAATCTAGACGTTGTCGATGACATTCCTCAAACAGAATTCAATGAAG TCACAATTGAAAATGATATACCAGCTGAATCTGAACAAACTCAGGAAAATAATGATAGTGAAGAATCTAGTGATAAAATTAATACAGATG aTGCTGGTTTAACTGAAGATGAAATTGTCTTGGCCAATGCTGCCAGTGAATCTGCCGAAGCTGAAAACGCCGTGCAAAATGCCGCTTTGATTGTGCGCCTTAAGGAGGGCATCACCTCTTTGGGCCGCATCTTGAAAGCCATTGAGAACTACCATGGCACCATTCAACATGTTGAATCTCGCCAATCTCGCTCCGATGGTGTGGATCATGATGTCTTGATCAAATTGAGCATGACCCGTGGCAATCTGTTGCAATTGATACGCTCGCTGCGCCAAACCGGCTCCTTCAGCAGCATCAACTTGATGGCCGAGAACAATATCAGTGTTAAGGCTCCTTGGTTCCCCAAACATGCTTCGGAATTGGACAACTGCAACCATTTGATGACCAAATACGAACCCGATTTGGACATGAACCACCCAGGCTTCGCTGATAAAGTCTATCGTCAACGTCGCAAGGAAATTGCCGAAATTGCTTTCGCCTACAAATACGGAGATCCAATTCCCCACATCAACTACACCGAAGTTGAGGTCAAGACCTGGCGCTCCGTATTCCGCATGGTCAAGGATTTGACTCCCAAACACGCCTGCATGGAATATCGTGTTGCCTTCAAGAAATTGGAGGAAGAGAAAATCTTTGTCGAGGATCGTCTGCCACAATTGCAAGAGATGTCCGATTTCTTGCGCAGAAACACCGGCTTCACTTTGAGACCAGCTGCTGGTTTGTTGACTGCTCGTGACTTTTTGGCTTCGTTGGCATTCCGCATCTTCCAGAGCACACAATATGTGCGCCATGTGAACTCACCCTTCCACACACCTGAACC TGATTGCATCCATGAATTGTTGGGTCATATGCCTTTGTTGTCTGATCCCAGCTTTGCTCAATTCTCTCAGGAAATTGGTTTGGCTTCATTGGGTGCTTCAGatgatgaaattgaaaaattatctACC gTCTACTGGTTCACCGTTGAATTCGGTCTCTGCAAGGAACATGGTGATGTCAAGGCCTACGGTGCTGGTCTTTTGTCTGCCTATGGTGAGCTTTTGCATGCCATCTCCGACAAATGCGAACATCGTCCCTTCGAACCCGCCTCCACAGCTGTGCAACCCTATCAGGATCAAGAATACCAGCCCATTTACTATGTAGCCGAGAGCTTCGATGATGCCAAGGACAAATTCCGTCGTTGGGTCTCTGGCATGTCCCGCCCCTTCGAAGTGCGCTTCAATCCACACACTGAACGCGTCGAAATCTTGGACACCGTTGAGAAATTGGACACTTTGTTGCATCAAATGAACACAGAAATCCTACATCTGACCAATGCCATTAACAAAATGCGCCGCCCCTTCTAA